The Chaetodon trifascialis isolate fChaTrf1 chromosome 11, fChaTrf1.hap1, whole genome shotgun sequence nucleotide sequence ATGTGTTTGCTGAATTGGACGCGGGAGATGGGGCTGTTGGGGTGCATTGCCTGTTCAGGCAGCTGCTTGTGCAGCATGTCTCATctggacattttttttagtAAATGTTAACAGCTTCAAATCACAGTAACTTTGTGTAGAAAGGGATTTCCAGCTGACGAGACAAGTCTTGATGCAGCCCTCAGTGTTTGGGAGATCTATACTGCTGATCTTGTGCATATGTGTACCACGCCTGGTTTCACAAACAGCAGGATTGCTATATCCTGCCATCCTctatttacatgaaaaatgacacCTCAGCTGTAACCGTCACAGCACAACCCCCCCTCCATGTGCAAACACAGGCCCGGAGAGACTCAGAACACATGCTGTCAAATATCTAGAAAACCACCGGCGTCATATGCATACCCTTCATTATGGGTTAACCGTAGCATTGAAATACCTGGAAAAAGCTCAGGCAGATGGGCAGACGGAGGGCGGGGGTCGAAGAGATATTAGAAAGGTGGGCGGATGAATGGACAGAGCAAATAATGCTCATTTCTGTGACAGAGAGATGTCATCATGACATACCTCTCTAAAACACACCATTGCCTGGCACTCCATCATGATCTTGTGAGGCATGAATCTTCATTAAATCCTCCTTTCTTCATCCTgtgtatgctttttttttttctccaaatgacTTTTCTCCCTACAACAGATGTGTAGAAACAGCTTGAGATTTAAATTACAAGAAAATGGGATTTACCATTCCTCTTGCATTCACACAACACCTTAATACAGAGTCCCATTAGCGCCAAATGAGGATGAGTTATTCACTCTGAGAACAGTTACACCCTCCAGTCCTCAGGGTGACAAAAATGATCTCATTTGAGAAAGCTCATCTGGTTATGTGGCACAATAATGACTCTGGATGAGCTACCTTTAGAGACTCAAGTTCAAGATATATACCATTATCACTTGTTCATTACTGTGGAGGCTTCTGGCGATGACAGATGATATATGGCCTTTCTGCCACAGAATCTGCCCTAGGTGTCTCTGTCCTGTTGAAATGTAAGGAGTACCTGCCAAGACCCGAGGCTCTTTAGAGTCTATATTGCAGACACATTGCTCCCTGAAGCCAGCACTCTTATTGAAGAATATGTTCCCTCTTTAGACGGAATACAAGACAAGATCAGACCTAAAAGACAAGAAATATGCATTTTGCAAGCCTATTGAGTATTCCAGACAAAATTAGCAGCATGAAATGGAACAGAGCATGTGAACGGAGGTGGATGGCGAGCCACCTGAGCTGATAATCGTCTATTATTCAGCAGGTGCAGATGTGAATATTCACACTACTGGACACTTTCCACTTTCCATTTGTGCACGCTTACGCATCCGCCAAGCTAATGGAGTCTGTGGAAGTGGCCGTGCGTTTTTGTCAAAAATTGGGGATATGTCACACATTTGAATTACCATCTGGAAATTGGCTGCAACACTGCTCTGCTCAAACCTCCAGGTGACACAAAGGATCTACTCAGCGATGCAAATGAGTGGGGAGGAAATTTGAGGGAGTGTCCAACAAGTCTGCTTGGAGGCTGAATACGAGGCCAAGAACATTTCATTTCTATGTTtcaaatgttcatttatttaccTGATTGGACACACCGTGGTCGCCCCTGGCTGGTTGTGCAAATTGTCACCACAGAAATTATCACATAACAAGGCAGTTTTAACATATTCAAGCCTACTTTGAAGACAAATTGCTGCTaaaagagcacaaacacaaattcattACCATTCTACATACTTCTTAGAATATTTTTCACCCCCCTATCAACTCTAACTGAAGCACCTCCACTGAGTATCTTGTAATCTCCTAATCTCTCTCCCCAGGCCACACGGCAGGTATCTGTAGTTAGATCTGTGGTGAAGCAGCCAGATTCATCTTGAGATAAACTGGGACAACATGATGAATAGATAATAAAGGCACCCAGGGGAGAGCACTATCCGGGTTAACTCCACTGCATAAAGATACCATTTGTAATGATGGCTGGAATCAACAGGGAAGTGCGGTGAGCAAAGCTAACTGGGCTCCAAAGTGACCAAATCAGTCCTGACTTTGCTGATGCAGCAGATGGGGAGTACAAACCAATTGTGGCTGTGACAACAACAAGCAGGGTGATGAAGTACCGCCGAGCAGCCTATCTGGGTCTCACCTGCTCACAGCCGCCGCTATAGGCTACTGAGTGCTGAACAAAAAGTGTAGTTGTAGATTGATCGTGATGAGCTAAACTGTCAATGCTTTGGGATGGCAATGAGGTCAATCTGTTTGGAGCTCAGGCGCTGACTTCGACGCTGCCTGAAAGCTCACCAGAAACCCACAATTGATAACAATGAAGATCTCCTCCGAAGCTGCATTAGATACAGAGTCTGATGCCAGCTAATATATGAGGCATTTactgtgtgtgggtttgtaCACCAGACGCCATGTGGCTATTCCCCCACTGGGCACCTCAGACTGCTCAGGGACTGTAGTGTCAAAAAAAACTTCAGCCTCAATAAAGAACCTCCAACTTTTACAGGAGTATGTATAAGGCTGAGTTGGATACAAGCAACCCTttaaacaatataaaacaatcaaatcagagacaaaaacaaagcaaggcAAATCTGCGAGAGAAAAAATTCAGCGTGAAGGTTTGTTCTCTGCTGTGGAAATAGCAGTAACTCATGATCCACTTACCGGCTTGATTtggagctttcagtcacatCTAATGGACAGGGTTTGCTCATTTCACACAGTCATTATCATGACTTGTTTACACCTGGGTGATCTGACCGCGAGTGGACAGCTCTGCGCACAGGTGTGACAGTACCCAAGATGCATTGAGGACTCGTTGAGATCTGCTCCCTCAGACCACATGCAGAGGTGGTCTTGGTTGGATGTGGCCACATTCCTTTAGCAGCGCCTAGGAGAATGTGTCCTAGACCACACTGAAGGACCCTCTACTCAACTTTGTCGGAAGTATAGGAGGAAGCCACAACAACAGGCACAATGGACTCTCGTGAATGGAGCACACATGAAACAAGCTGATTTCTGTTTGTTCCAAGGTCTTTGCAAACTTCTGGCCAACTCAACACAGGCGGCGCATTGCTGCCTCATGCCAACAACACATTTGGTCTTTGAAAACAGGAAAGCACTGTTTATTTGCATATAAAGCAGGAGAGTGAGATCAGATCCCAAAGGGTCACTTGAGAAGCATGTGGAGCTGCATTTTAATGCCAAGTGTCAACTGACATATTTGTGATCGGCTCACCCAAGAAGGAAGTAAATGTCAGGTGTGAACTGGATCCACATGGCTTCAGTTTGAAGAATAACTCGAAtaagtgcttttacttttaagCAATGGTAACATTTTCCAGCACAGTTAACTAATTTCAGACTTAGCCTTGGACTGAAATCATTCAAAGAGAGCTGATGAAGCCCAAACATGAGTATTCATATTTCAGCACGCTGCTTAGGTCAACAGCAGGAATGTACCGTGATACCAAACGTCAGGCAAAGGAAAAATGAGCTCAGCCATTGCATGAAAGTAAGTGACAGTTCATATCAGTATGAATACAATCCAGAGGTCAACGACAGCAACTGCTAGACATTAGCAGGCTGAGGACACCAGACATCGCCTGCAGGCAGATCCGGCACAGCTAGCCTCGAAGCTAACTGATACTGCCAAGCATGCAAATACAGACTGATGAGGCCGAAGACATTGACTCACAATGTGCATATTAGCACAAGCAGAAAACAGCTTGGTGAAGTGAAGCTGTGAGTtgagtcaattttatttatagagcacaaTATCACAAATCGCAAATATGCCTCAAGGGGTTTTGTAATCCTTGCACCCTCAATTCCAACGAGGGAAAATTTGCCAACAAAACTCTGACAGCGGAAAGAAACAATCATCATTGTTGAGAGTAAAGCATTAACTTTGGGACAAGTCCAAACAACACAGATAGGACACTCAGTTAGGGGCTTGACTTACGCTGCATGGCTCCATTCATGATGCATGACCATCGGATCTGTCTGGGCCCGCCTGGTTCCAGACCACTGAATTTCTGCCCCCATCTCAAGTCAACACATACAAAAATCAGTCTGATTCTCGGGCTAATCCTGAAGTGTCATCGTcagcctgttgacagctgagcCTGCTTATTAAATGCTACATATGtggtgacagcagagagagtttGCATTACAGGGTTTGCACACGAGCAaatgagcagtgcagcagcagcaggacagcagagcaaacGGGGCGAAGGAGCACTGGCAGTTTCAGTTTCTGCTTattgcaaagtgtgtgtgtgtgtgtgtgtgtgtgtgtgtgtgtgtgtgtgtgtgtgtgtgtgtgtgtgtgtgtgtgtgtgtgtgtgtgtgtgtgtgttgtgtgtgtgtgagaatgtcATGTGAGTCACAAGCAAGCGAGCTGTCTGTGAGACTTTGGTGGCGTGTCAGGTGTGGCGCAGAAACTGACAGTACAGTCTCATCACAAGTTCTGTTCATGTCAACAGACCTTGAAACAATAGGATCTGACAAGCTCTGCTCTGGAAATTAGGATGCTTGCCATCACTGCCAGCAAGCCATAAATGTTTCATGTGGTGCTGATATGGTAATCATTGGATCCCTACAATGACACCTTGTGAGAGTTGGATAACGATGGCTGTCTTTCAGGCCTGTGTGACTCTGGACACAGTCCAACAGCTGAGGCACAGCCTGAAGTGTGAATCTGCCAGTTAAAAAGTCTCTGTGTCCAAAAAGGTAGATGAAAGTCTCACAGATGAGCGAAATAAAGGTGCATCGGGTGTCCTCCAGGCATCATGCAGACATACCGACCGGCTGGTGAGAGATGCCACCCAAATGCATTCCTCTGAGTTAAATATGCATTCCGTTTCATGAGGTTTGCGAGTGGGCCCAGGTGCCCGTTGGTGGCACAGACCCAGCTGGAGGATGTGGCTGACTCGCTCCGCTGGCGCTCAGGCTGGCATACTAACAGAGCCAGGGGTGCTTTCACAGTGAGTTGAAAGAGGCTGGCGCCGGTGGCCACGCACCCAGGGTTCAGAAACACGAGCTCCAGCTGCACGTCCACTAGCTCGCACAGCTACAGAAAATAGGGGCTAGAAAGTGAATTTCCAACCTGCAACACGGCTCGTGACGAGAATATCCATCTCATGACATTAACAATCACGCACAACGCCGCCGCCGCCTTAAGCACACCTCCCTGTGGCTGCACGCAAGATTCTTTGAGATTAATTGTTGGGgtgaaaaaaagacattttccaaTCACAAGGGATGAAGCAATAAAAGGCCAACATGTCTAAAAGAGCTTAATGTATTATTTCTCTGAGGCTCGTGTAAGCCTTTTATTAAAGTGAAACAATCTTGTCAGACACCTGTTGTTCTTGCATGGGGGTATTTATTGTTGGCCTGTGTCAGCACACTGTAATCCCCAGCTAGAACATGGCTGTATTACCAGTGTGACCTATTCTTGGTCATCATAATTTCCTgagggggtgtgtgtgcgtgtgtgagagagagagaaagagagagagagagtcagaggaagTGACAGCGTTCATGAgcatgagtgtgtatttgtgtgtgtacggAGTGATTGCAGGCACCCATCAGCCATTTCagttgagcttttttttttttttttttgacacccAATGTCATGCAGAACAAATCGCCTATTGCTGACACCAGTGATTTCTTGTCTCCACCGctgagaagtgtgtgtggaggcaaaACAGTTGGGTCTTACTGACGGGGAGTTGGACAGTTCTGTGATTAAGTAGTAATGGCCCGGGACGTGACGAGGAAACAGGGGATTTCAGTGGTCACAGGGCTAGAAAAACCGCACACCCTTGGGTTTATGGGCTATTTTTGAGAAAGCGTATAATTATTTCAGGAGTTTTGCTCCCAAACTCTCTCAACTGGCTTTTAAGCTGTATGAAAAATTCTGTTTTACAGACTGCATCCTCGGTATTTGTGAAGACGGACCCTCTACATCTCACCACCTGCTTTGAATTCCAGTGTCTGCCTATGGGCTTAACCCACTAATTGTGGCCTGAGTTCCTATGGTATTGTGGCATGCCTGTGGTTTGGTTTAAGGCCACAGTTATATTAAGAACTGGGTATTTTAACATCCATAGTGGTGCACACTATCAGCTCAGATAATCAGGGATGTGTGCAGTTTGATTTATGTGTGAGGTTGTTGATGTACAGTGTCGTAGGGGGTTGTAATGCACAGATTGAGAAACAGTGCTGAGTGAGTTTGAAGATGTGAGTTTGGAGATGTTTTGGTGGGAATATTTGAGCACATAGGAGCAGGCACCTGGTACTGTCAGTGCTTCCTGTGAGATATAAATGGTGTTATGAGGACATCTAGTGGACGAGCAGGTGAATGAGACTTTTCTACATCTAATATTGGTAATATTGGATTTGAGAATCATAGTAGACCTGTggactgtgtctgtgctgtgagcTCATTGTGTCCTTATTGAACCTGCAGTTCTCTCATTCTGATATTATTCTGTTAATACTTCAAATGTCCCCAGTGCTCAAAGCAAGTTTGTAGTGTAAGTCATCGTCTGGATTTCAGAAATAAGGTCAGAAACTGCTCTTTGTGTCATTAAAAACCCCCAGATTCCCAGAAACAAGACAAAGGACCTGACCTCTGTGGCAGCGACAGTCATGTTACTGTCATGAATGTGGTTTTGATCAACTTTGTGTTGAGCAGTTTACTGCAGCCTACTCACCGGTGAGTTTCCAGTGAAGTATTCGGATCCTTCATTTAGTAAGTAAAAGTCACTGGTGGGATGCAAAAAAGTACATTCACTGAAGTACTGTACTTGACTACAAATTTCAAAATGTAAGAGTttctaaaataatttaaaagctCAGAAGTATAACAGCCatgcaagcaaaaaaaagaagaagaagaagaagaagaagtatcCATCATACTGAATGCcttattcagtgttttgattATAAATATTTCATATACCATTGGTAGTATATAGATagatgcaggacttttacatgtaacagagtatttctacactgtggtattgccACCTTTACTTTACACATGTAAAGGTtttgagtacttcttccaccattgTCCATAATTGTCCTATGATGGCTATTGCTATGAAGGTTGCGATACATAGTAAGTTTATATGCATCATGTATCCCTCTGATACGTCTAGAATATTTTCAGTAGGcaataacagcaataatgtgTGTCATTCATGCTTTTATAGTAATATTATATTAGGCTCTGTCAGTGTAATTGTATATAAGACTACTATATAACCACCATAAGAAAAGTAAAAtcaattatattttatttactaTTCTATATATACTCTTGTGTGTTTCTAGAGGTCATTACATAATTGGTACAGAGTGTCCGTGTTAatagtaaaaaaataaaaatgtcgTCTTCATTCGCTCAGCCAGCCCAGTGTTTCTGCTCCCTGACCCTGTACACATGAATGACATTGCAACCGACCACCCAGCACGTCATAATGCGTCTCACAACCAATCACATTCCAGGACGCTCGCCCAGCCGCTTGACGAACTCCCATCTCATCCAATCAGAGTTTTACAACAGGCACCAACGCCCGCCTCCACCCCGCGTGTAGCCAATTAGGACGGAGCAGTAATTACTAATTCATTACATCGCAAAGGGGAGTGACGCAGTTATTGTAGATCTTTAGATGCTCCATGCTTTCTTTATATGACCCgaaataacattttattttcaatccgCTGAAGTGAAATTCCTCATTTTAACAACAAGTAAGAGGGATTCCTGCTGTCTCCTGGCGGCTGTATGTCGAATCTGTGCGCCCCTTGAATTTGGATGCCATTCCGGTTGGAGGTTGCGGTGGACCCCGAGGACTAGATGCGATAACCAGAACGAGATATGCCGCAGCCGAAATCACGAAAAATCGCCATCCTCGGGTACAGATCCGTAGGTGAGTTCCGACCCGACGACATGCCGAGgtgtgggggtgggagggtgggagggatgatACCTCAAGGGCCTCCTCGGGTGTGACGCTGGGCTAAATTTCAGCGGCCTTTCGGGTCAATTTAAATCCATTACCGGAGCGCTTTACGCCTCCTATAAGAGACTTACATTGTAGAGAGCGGCATCTCTGAGCGCCACCAGGTGAGACGTGGCCCTGTGGGTTGTGGCTCAGGACGGAGATTTTTACGATAACCAGCCTCCATCAGTGACCCTAACCCTGGTTATCCGGCGCCATGCTCTGCGCGAAGGCCTGGAGGACCACCGGATTTGACGCATTTCTGTGCGGTTTGTTCTACCGCATGTGAAGCCGCAGAAGCGCAGTTTGCGTGCGGTGGATCAGGATGTTCAGGATGGCAAGATGGCACAGATAGCGCGACTGAAGGCCCGGCCAGCATACCAGCACTAAACCCTGTGATAGTCCAGGACTTGTGCTCATGGTTGACTACTCAGATACATCCCCCATAGTGACACTATAGGATGCGTATTGTCTAATAATAAATATCTGTGTATTATTGCGTAACGTGCGTATGATTATCAGCCACTGATCTCTCAGTTTGTGTCATCTTTATGCTGAATGAGCCACAGTGCCTGATTGAAGCAAACCCATTTTATAaacttctgacattttatttccacGTTTCCAGTGATTTTCTGACACCCAAACGTCCCCTGTTATTAATACTCCTTTGTATTTTGCAGGAAAGTCCTCCTTGACAATTCAGTTTGTGGAAGGCCAGTTTGTCGACTCCTATGACCCGACAATAGAAAACAGTAAGTGTGGATTTTGCGGTCCGTCGCACCTCGATACACGAGCAGGGTTTCCCACAGGAAGCGGTTCAGTGGAAGTGGTGAACCGCTCAGACGCTGGTGCGTCTCTTAGATGACAGCTTAAACTGTAGCCACACTAAAATACAACGGCTCTGTTCATTGGCACCCTTTTTCCCgtcatgttgtgttttatagAAGCATGAGTGCATTTTTAATGACCTCAGCAGTCCTCAGGCAGCGTGGTCCACCTCTGCTGAAGAGCCCTGAGTGAGCAATACATGTCTCTGTAGTGCAGGTAGGCGATGTACAGGCTGTGTTATCCTTTGACACTTTACCGTTTATACACGCGTAAACTTAAGTTTGGTTATCAGGCTCTCAATTATACAGTCAAGCGTAGTTATTTTTGTATAtacaggacaaaaaaaatgtcttacAGCACATGAACTTGAGCTCTGATCAGGAAAAACCCCCCCTAGAAGACGTCAGATTGGTCAATATGGTTGAAATGATTATAAATGTTTGAATCCTCATCATGCCGTTCGCTTACTTGGTGCTTTCAACGCTTTCAGCTCCATCTTGTGGCCTTCCTCAGAGGATGGAGTCAGTCAGTTGCCATGGAGGTGGTTTAGTTGTTATCACATGACCTGAGTTTGGAGTAGCGATCACATGATAACAGGTGGTTGTATATCATGATGAGCTTTTCAGGCAGAATATACGACAGctctgcagctaatgattattgtAAGGGCCGATTAATCTGCCAGTTACtgtctccattttttttttttttttttggtgtaaaatgtcagaaaataacaAACAATATCCGTCACATTTTCCCAGAGTCCATTGTGGCATCGacgtattttcttttttgtctgagCAGTCGTCCAAAAGTCAGGAATATTTCATTAGCAATGacacaagacagagaaaagcagcacatccacacactgaagAAGCTGCAACCAGAGAGTATTTTACAATTTTACTTACAAAAAAATAcgaaaaacagacagaaaagttgCAGATTTTCAGTTAATCCTTGTAGCTTTAATAAAGTGTGACATCTGATACCAATATTATATCATTAAGCAGCTaatgtttcacattttactCATTCAGATTCATCACACCAAACTTGATGAACAGAAAGTGAAATACTTTTCCTCTAAGTGTTTGATTTTGTCATCTTTTCCATAAACAAAGCATGTTGTCATCACTGTGGACATCTGAGCCGTGCGTCCTTGTAACTCTCGAGCACGATGTCTCTGAAAGAAGAAGCATTATGAGGCTGAACTGCTACCCGGCGGGGTGTAATGTTCCCTTGGAACCAATGTGTCCAAACACTACACCAGCTGATTTCACCAGTTTTCCACACTTCCAATTAGAAAGAAAGGGAAACTTTCTTCAGAGGAACTTTGGGGAAATCAGCTGCTGTAGCGTTCGGTCAGAATTAACCCTCGTGCTGCTGAGTCTGGTGCTAAAAGCTTGGACATCGCTGGCTTAGAGAGGAGACAACATCAGTCTCCTCAACACACGCATTTCCAGAGATCTGAGGATAAACTTTCGCTGTAGGCTGTTTGTATTTTTCCCGACGTGTTCGCTCACATATCACCCTGCGTTTCTCCACCGTGTGGTCTGCACCTATAAATAACCTCCGCATGGTTAACATGAAGTGAAGTGTCAGCGTTACCAGCGAGATGCTGCAGGCGGTGCGATCCCTCAGTCCCGCTGTAGACGAGATGACCCATCATCCAGGAAGATATTGACATTTCTGAACTCACTGGATCCATAACTGGGTAGTCTCTCATATGTCTCAAGACCTGCACACAAATGAAGATACAGTCAGCTGTGTAGTACTATATAGTAGGCTGTGtagtacagtatatatatatatatggtgtTGTATTCGCCGTCAGCTTGTCATTTCTGTTGACTAATTGATCTTTTCTTTTAACTGCAGCATTTACTAAAATGATCACAATAAATGGACAAGAGTACCACCTTCAGCTGGTAGACACAGCAGGACAGGTatgcattagcattagcagtagCCGGGTTATtgatttttatgtaaatatgtgtCGTTCTGATGATGTTCTTTCACAGTTTGCTGTTTTAATTCCTCCCATCCCAAACCTCAGACCGCGCATGCTAATCTCTCCATCTCCCGTCCCTGCAGGACGAGTACTCCATCTTCCCGCAGACCTACTCCATAGATATCAACGGTTACATTCTGGTCTACTCAGTCACGTCTAATAAAAGGTATGCTTTCGCCTGCCTGGtttcaaagcaaacaaatataCACGATGCGCACAGTTCGCGAATGCTGAAGATGAACTCTACCCTGTTTCCTCCAGCTTTGAAGTTGTACAAGTTATCCATGAAAAACTATTGGACATGGTGGGAAAAGTTCAGtaagtatttatttttgccGTCCGAGGCTTTCCAGGACGCGTGTAATATATCATGCGTAAATGACAATGTGCTGTTGACTTTTCCCTCGAATGCAGAGTACCAATTATGCTCGTCGGAAACAAGAACGACCTACATATGGAGCGGTATGTCCTAACGCACACCTTCATTGCAC carries:
- the LOC139339188 gene encoding GTP-binding protein Rheb, which translates into the protein MPQPKSRKIAILGYRSVGKSSLTIQFVEGQFVDSYDPTIENTFTKMITINGQEYHLQLVDTAGQDEYSIFPQTYSIDINGYILVYSVTSNKSFEVVQVIHEKLLDMVGKVQVPIMLVGNKNDLHMERVISCEEGKALAESWNAAFMESSAKENQTAVEVFRRMILEAEKMDGGVQPGKTSCSMM